The segment TTATCAAATTTGAAGGCTGCTATCATGGTCATAACGATAGTTTATTGGTTAAAGCAGGCTCAGGCGCACTGACTTTTGGACAGCCTAGCTCTCCAGGCATACCCAGCTCCCTCACAGAACATACGCTCAATCTCCCATTCAATGATAAAGAAAAATTATATGAAGTATTTTCACAAAATGGCGAAAATATTGCAGCGGTTATTATTGAACCCATTGCAGGCAATGTAGGCTGCATCCCTGCTGATACAGAATTTTTAATGGCTTTACGCAAACTGTGTGATGCTTATGGGGCTGTTCTGATCTTTGATGAAGTCATTACAGGCTTTAGAGTAGGCTTAACGGGTGCACAAGGTCACTATAATATTACGCCCGATCTCACGACGCTTGGAAAAATTATTGGTGGTGGCATGCCTGTGGGTGCCGTGGGTGGCAAAGCTGCTATTATGGATCATCTTGCGCCTGTTGGCCCTGTGTATCAAGCCGGCACCTTGTCTGGCAATCCTGTTGCGATGAGTGCGGGTATTGCAACACTCACACAATTGCAACAACCTGATTTTTATAAGCATTTACAAGCAAAGACCGAATTCTTTGTAAATACCTTAAGTGCTCAAGCAAAAGAGCATGGTATTCCACTTGTCATTAATGCGGTAACCGGAATGTTTAGCCTATTCTTTAGCAAAGAAGCTAAAGTAAACTCGTTCGAACAAGCCATGACAACCGATGTTGCGCAATTTCAACATATATACCACGTACTCCTAGAAAAAGGCATCTATTTAGGCCCCTCTGCTTATGAAAGCGCATTTTTATCTAGCGCACATGATCAAGCAGTGCTTGACGAAGCATTATCTGCTTTTGATGCTGCTTTTCTGAGCTTAAAAACACATTTGGGTTAGGAGAAAAAAAATGGATGCTTCATTCATTCAGACGCTGCAAAACCCTCGTATTTATCCGCATGAAATTCATCAATTTGAAATGATCCAAACACATTTGTCTTGGATCATTTTAACAGGTAACTACGCCTATAAAATCAAAAAACCTCTAAATTTAGGTTTCCAGGATTTTACTACTTTAGAAAAACGCAAATACTATTGCGAACTTGAAACCACACTGAACAAGCGACTTGCCCCTGATCTTTACATCGATGTTGTTGCAATTACAGGGACAACAATAAATCCTGAACTGAATGGCACTTCTGCACCGATTGAATATGCAATTAAGATGCATCAATTTAGCCAAGAACATATGCTGTCATTCATGGCATCTGAAAATCGTTTAACAGCAAAAATAATAAAAGGTATTGCAGAGCAACTCGCATCCTTTCATATTAACGCAGAAAAGGCTGCACCAGAAAGCGCATATGGCACACTCACAGCAGTCATTGCCCCCATGCGAGATAATTTTCAAGCACTTTTTAATATGCCCATTACCCAACCGTGGCATGCAACACTCAAAAAATTATCATCTATTACTGAAGAAAAAAATAAATCCCTGCAAAATATTCTAGAGCGTAGAAAAAAGGATGGGTGGATTCGTGCAACTCATGGCGATGTTCACTTAGGTAATATTGTCCTTATCAATGATACGCCAGTTATTTTTGACTGCATTGAGTTTAATGAAGATTTTCGTTGGACCGATACAATGAATGATGTGGGTTTTCTTTTTATGGATTTAATGCATAAAAATTTACCCGATCTTGCCTATATGTTTATTAATC is part of the Candidatus Berkiella cookevillensis genome and harbors:
- the hemL gene encoding glutamate-1-semialdehyde 2,1-aminomutase, which gives rise to MSYSEILFEKAKTVIPGGVNSPVRSFKGVNSTPIFFSKANGAHLYDVDGKSYIDFIGSWGPMILGHQHPAVLESVRSTLQQCMSFGAPCSQEVELANLICTLIPSIEKVRMVSSGTEATMTAIRLARGYTGRDKIIKFEGCYHGHNDSLLVKAGSGALTFGQPSSPGIPSSLTEHTLNLPFNDKEKLYEVFSQNGENIAAVIIEPIAGNVGCIPADTEFLMALRKLCDAYGAVLIFDEVITGFRVGLTGAQGHYNITPDLTTLGKIIGGGMPVGAVGGKAAIMDHLAPVGPVYQAGTLSGNPVAMSAGIATLTQLQQPDFYKHLQAKTEFFVNTLSAQAKEHGIPLVINAVTGMFSLFFSKEAKVNSFEQAMTTDVAQFQHIYHVLLEKGIYLGPSAYESAFLSSAHDQAVLDEALSAFDAAFLSLKTHLG
- a CDS encoding bifunctional aminoglycoside phosphotransferase/ATP-binding protein; amino-acid sequence: MDASFIQTLQNPRIYPHEIHQFEMIQTHLSWIILTGNYAYKIKKPLNLGFQDFTTLEKRKYYCELETTLNKRLAPDLYIDVVAITGTTINPELNGTSAPIEYAIKMHQFSQEHMLSFMASENRLTAKIIKGIAEQLASFHINAEKAAPESAYGTLTAVIAPMRDNFQALFNMPITQPWHATLKKLSSITEEKNKSLQNILERRKKDGWIRATHGDVHLGNIVLINDTPVIFDCIEFNEDFRWTDTMNDVGFLFMDLMHKNLPDLAYMFINHYLEISGDYEGLALLSFYACYRAMVRAKITGFQMAQTDPASSQYQQLYQELGTFIHLAEKFLAENQPTLSITVGVSGSGKSSYTQKLMTQQGALRLRSDVVRKQLLNLPLYEPTPDTQKAIVYSEETSQTVFEKLREYAKLYLHQGQSVIIDATCIKFWQRALFASLAQDLKVPFKIFAFDADLNELVARLEKRQKLKQVSDATIEVVRSQLNNFDALTPQEKSITTFVTNNEVIDAIGD